A window of Perognathus longimembris pacificus isolate PPM17 chromosome 6, ASM2315922v1, whole genome shotgun sequence contains these coding sequences:
- the Bpifb1 gene encoding BPI fold-containing family B member 1, with protein sequence MTWRPGQDEQRAGVRSPGQTWAPDRRRRLQSVCAPCGSGGSAGGHSCPREAHSKQVLAPIGVLWPVHYQLIRTAVVPNTGSTTCHQLLTNTQKMTSLWVFACLSAFVGANLAPATPTPPAVFTLGPEVINSMLTQELKEHDATALLHQLPLLSAIRQKTTGGIPLITSLFGSILRHIIWLRVTSANILQLQVQAAVKDQELVVRVPLDMVAGFNTPLVKTIVELHMETEAQAFIGVESSPSGPDRLVLRDCLSSQGSLRVSLLNKLSFLVNSLADNVINLLVPALPQMVKEKLCPVIQAAFDGMYADVLKLVKEPIFLSPGLLKFDLLSPAIKGSSIQLNLQAKLLDSKAQVTKWFNDSDTSLALPTQHRAPVSLIIRQNVVSDMVAAIISPEELVILLDFVLPELARELKMSIEAINKTAANKLGPTQIVKIVMSDNPQLFLSQAGAKMAQLIKLEVFATNKDVRPFFTLGIEASSEIQFYAEDDRLMLNFNDISFERIRLMISDISLFNPDVLKSVLTKILRDTLLPNENGKLRHGIPMSVLKALGYNVASWSVAQGALVLTPASV encoded by the exons ATGACCTGGCGACCAG GTCAGGACGAGCAAAGAGCAGGAGTTCGCAGTCCTGGGCAGACGTGGGCTCCAGACAGGCGCAGGAGGCTGCAGAGCGTGTGTGCTCCGTGTGGATCTGGAGGCTCCGCCGGCGGACACAGCTGCCCCCGAG AGGCCCACTCAAAACAGGTGCTGGCTCCCATTGGGGTGCTGTGGCCTGTGCACTACCAGCTGATACGCACAGCTGTGGTCCCCAACACAG GCTCGACCACCTGCCACCAGCTGCTCACCAACACCCAGAAGATGACCAGCCTGTGGGTCTTCGCCTGCCTCAGTGCCTTTGTGGGAGCCAATTTGGCCCCAGCCACCCCAACCCCCCCTGCGGTATTCACCCTGGGCCCAGAAGTCATCAATAGCA TGCTGACCCAGGAACTGAAGGAGCATGATGCCACCGCCCTCCTCCATCAGCTACCGCTGCTGAGCGCCATAAGGCAGAAGACCACGGGGGGCATCCCCCTGATCACCAGCCTGTTTGGATCCATCCTGAGGCACATCATCTG GCTGAGAGTCACCTCTGCAAACATCCTCCAGCTGCAAGTGCAGGCCGCAGTCAaagaccaggagctggtggtcaGGGTTCCCCTGGACATGGTGGCCGGGTTCAACAC GCCGCTGGTGAAGACCATCGTGGAGCTCCACATGGAGACGGAGGCCCAGGCCTTCATCGGGGTGGAGAGCAGCCCCAGTGGCCCTGACCGCCTGGTCCTCAGAGATTGCCTCAGCAGTCAGGGCAGCCTGCGCGTCAGCCTGCTGAACAA GCTATCCTTCCTGGTCAACTCCCTAGCGGACAACGTCATAAACCTCCTGGTGCCAGCCCTGCCCCAGATGGTGAAAGAGAAG CTGTGCCCTGTGATCCAGGCAGCTTTCGATGGCATGTACGCAGATGTCCTGAAGCTGGTGAAGG AGCCTATTTTCCTCAGTCCTGGATTGCTGAAATTTGATCTTCTGTCTCCTGCCATCAAGGGCAGTAGCATCCAGCTCAACCTGCAG GCCAAGTTGCTggactccaaggcccaggtgaCCAAGTGGTTCAATGACTCCGATACCTCCCTGGCTCTGCCCACCCAGCACAGGGCCCCCGTCAGCCTCATCATCAGGCAGAATGTGGTGAGCGACATGGTGGCTGCCATAATCTCTCCGGAAGAGCTTGTGATCCTGCTGGACTTCGTG cttcctgaactggCCCGTGAGCTGAAGATGAGCATCGAGGCCATCAACAAAACG GCCGCGAATAAGCTGGGCCCTACCCAGATTGTGAAGATAGTCATGAGCGACAACCCCCAGCTCTTCCTGAGCCAGGCCGGTGCCAAGATGGCCCAGCTGATCAAGCTGGAAGTGTTTGCCACCAATAAAGACGTCCGGCCCTTCTTCACCCTGGGCATT GAAGCCAGTTCAGAAATTCAGTTTTATGCCGAAGATGACCGACTTATGCTCAACTTTAATGACATCAG TTTTGAGCGGATACGCCTGATGATCTCCGATATCAGTTTGTTCAAC CCGGATGTCCTGAAGAGTGTCCTCACCAAGATCCTCAGGGATACGCTGCTGCCCAATGAGAATG GCAAATTAAGACATGGGATCCCCATGTCAGTCTTGAAGGCCTTGGGATACAATGTAGCCTCGTGGTCTGTGGCCCAG